The Oncorhynchus nerka isolate Pitt River unplaced genomic scaffold, Oner_Uvic_2.0 unplaced_scaffold_2418, whole genome shotgun sequence genome includes a window with the following:
- the LOC135567190 gene encoding uncharacterized protein LOC135567190, protein PVPRTLTQYLYPHTDSVPVPPHPDSVPVPRTLTQYLYPRTLTHAGCPRTLTQYLYPRTLTQYLYPAPLTQYPVPPHLTQYRYPRTLTQYLTVPPHPDSVPVPPHPDSVPVPPHPDSVPCPRTLTQYRYPAPLTQYLYPRTLTQYRTCTPAPLTQYLYPRTLTQYLYPRTLTHTGTPTLTQYLYPRTLTQYRAHHPDSVPVAPHTDSVPVPCICPAPDSVPVPPHPDSVPVPPHPDSVPVPRTLTQCPVPPAPDSVPVPPHPGSVPVPPHLTQCLCPPPDSVHRCPRTLTHTCTRTLTQYLYPRTPDSAPDPRTLTQCLYPAPDSVPVPPHP, encoded by the exons tacctgtaccccgcacactgactcagtacctgtacccccacactgactcagtacctgtacccccgcaccctGACTCAGTGCCTGTACCCCGcaccctgactcagtacctgtacccccgcaccctgactca tgccgGGTGCCCCCGcaccctgactcagtacctgtacccccgcaccctgactcagtacctgtaccccgcacCCCTGACTCAGTACCCGGTGCCCCCGcacctgactcagtaccggtacccccgcacactgactcagtacct taccgtacccccgcaccctgactcagtacctgtacccccgcaccctgactcagtaccggtgcccccgcacccTGACTCAGTGCCGTGCCCCCGCaccctgactcagtaccggtaccccgcacccctgactcagtacctgtacccccgcaccctgactcagtaccg tacctgtacccccgcacccctgactcagtacctgtacccccgcaccctgactcagtacctgtacccccgcaccctGACTCA taccggtacccccaccctgactcagtacctgtacccccgcaccctGACTCAGTACCGTGCCCATCACCCTGACTCAGTGCCGGTtgccccgcacactgactcagtacctgtaccctgtatatgcCCCGcacctgactcagtacctgtacccccgcaccctGACTCAGTGCCGGTACCCCCGCACCCTGACTCAGTGCCTGTACCCCGCACCCTGACTCAGTGCCCGGTGCCCCCCGCACCTGACTCAGTGCCGGTGCCCCCGCACCCAGGCTCAGTGCCGGTGCCCCCGCACCTGACTCAGTGCCTGTGCCCCCCGCCTGACTCAGtgcaccggtgcccccgcaccctgactca tacctgtacccgcaccctgactcagtacctgtacccccgcaccccTGACTCAGCACCGGACCCCCGCACCCTGACTCAGTGCCTGTACCCCGCACCTGACTCAGTGCCGGTGCCCCCGCACCCCTGA